A region of Selenomonadales bacterium 4137-cl DNA encodes the following proteins:
- a CDS encoding nucleotide sugar dehydrogenase yields MKQADETNRQPSDHAAQLKEKIVTRTARVGVIGLGYVGLPLAVEKGKVGFEVIGFDRSAKRVAQVNAGENYIKDVKDEELKALVVNKKLVATEDFARLKEVDVIVICVPTPLTITRDPDISYIVNVTNAIAKHLRNGQLVTLESTTYPGTTSEVILPELAADDKEVGKDFFLAFSPERVDPGNKRYTTQNTSKVVGGITPACLDVAATFYRQTISHVVPVSSTEVAEMTKVFENTYRAVNIALVNELMLLCDRMGIDIWEVVEAAGTKPFGIQTFYPGPGVGGHCIPIDPFYLTWKAREFDFHTRFIELAGEINIQASYHVIDKVIRVLSGSHKSLAGAKILILGVAYKKDIEDYRESPAMKIIDLLLKRQALVQYHDPYVPELQTHDPYTWSMQGSQLTPEILAQADCVVITTDHTNIDYDYVAEYAKLIVDTRNACQKVSAEYKHKITKI; encoded by the coding sequence GTGAAACAAGCGGACGAAACCAATCGGCAGCCCAGTGATCATGCCGCCCAGCTAAAAGAAAAAATAGTCACCAGAACAGCGAGAGTTGGCGTCATCGGCCTCGGCTACGTGGGACTGCCACTGGCGGTCGAAAAAGGCAAGGTCGGTTTCGAGGTGATAGGTTTCGACCGCAGCGCCAAACGGGTCGCCCAAGTCAACGCCGGCGAAAACTATATCAAAGACGTGAAGGACGAAGAACTTAAAGCGCTGGTTGTTAATAAGAAACTGGTGGCGACAGAAGACTTCGCCAGGCTGAAAGAGGTCGACGTCATCGTAATATGCGTACCGACCCCGCTTACAATCACCCGCGATCCGGACATCTCCTATATCGTCAACGTCACCAACGCCATTGCCAAGCACCTACGGAACGGTCAGTTAGTGACTCTAGAAAGCACCACCTACCCCGGCACGACATCGGAAGTCATCCTGCCTGAGCTGGCCGCCGACGACAAAGAGGTCGGCAAGGACTTTTTTCTGGCCTTCTCACCAGAACGGGTGGACCCGGGCAACAAGCGCTACACTACCCAGAACACCTCTAAGGTGGTCGGAGGGATAACGCCGGCATGTCTCGACGTTGCCGCCACTTTCTACCGCCAGACCATCTCCCACGTGGTGCCTGTATCTTCGACCGAAGTCGCGGAAATGACAAAGGTATTCGAGAATACATATCGAGCGGTGAACATCGCGCTGGTAAACGAGCTGATGCTGCTGTGCGACCGGATGGGCATCGACATATGGGAGGTCGTAGAGGCGGCCGGCACCAAGCCGTTCGGCATTCAGACCTTCTATCCCGGGCCTGGCGTGGGCGGCCACTGCATACCGATTGATCCGTTCTACCTGACATGGAAAGCCAGAGAATTCGATTTCCATACACGGTTTATTGAGCTGGCGGGAGAAATCAATATCCAGGCTTCATATCACGTTATCGACAAGGTCATCCGGGTGCTAAGCGGCAGCCACAAATCACTGGCGGGCGCGAAGATTCTCATACTGGGCGTGGCCTACAAGAAAGACATCGAAGACTACCGCGAGTCACCAGCGATGAAGATCATCGACCTGTTGCTCAAGCGACAAGCCTTGGTTCAGTATCATGACCCTTACGTGCCGGAACTGCAGACGCACGATCCCTATACTTGGAGCATGCAGGGCAGCCAACTGACTCCTGAAATTCTAGCACAGGCAGATTGCGTCGTCATCACAACGGATCATACCAACATCGATTACGACTATGTCGCCGAATACGCCAAGCTGATCGTCGACACCAGGAACGCTTGTCAAAAGGTGAGCGCCGAGTATAAGCACAAAATAACCAAAATTTAG
- a CDS encoding Gfo/Idh/MocA family oxidoreductase → MKIHGFGLIGCGRIAKNHLQAISSHKYARLAAVCDIDAGRLAEVKEQYGSTAYIDYREMIKDPKIEIVNICTPSGLHAKMAIEAMNAGKHVLVEKPMAMSLHEANAMIDAADQNGVKLGVVHQNRFNKAIVKVRQALEEGRFGKLTHGALTVRWHRDKNYYDQAPWRGTWAQDGGCLMNQSIHNIDLLQWMMGPVESVFAYTATNAREIEGEDAAVAVLRFKNGAFATIEASTTVYPRNLEETLHIFGTTGTAGVGGVAVNKIEAWRFEGVDEAAVLTDQDKEPPNVYGFGHYDIIKDFIDAVDGGRQPAVPGAEGCKALEIILAIYHSVKYREEVKLPLTEKFMIGVGL, encoded by the coding sequence ATGAAAATACATGGTTTTGGACTTATCGGCTGCGGCCGCATCGCCAAAAACCACCTGCAAGCGATATCTTCCCATAAATATGCCAGGCTTGCGGCGGTCTGCGACATCGACGCGGGCAGGCTGGCGGAAGTAAAGGAACAATACGGCAGCACGGCCTACATTGACTACCGTGAGATGATCAAAGACCCGAAGATCGAGATAGTCAACATCTGCACCCCCAGCGGCCTGCATGCGAAAATGGCGATTGAGGCCATGAACGCCGGCAAGCACGTACTGGTGGAAAAGCCGATGGCTATGTCGCTACATGAAGCAAACGCGATGATCGATGCGGCGGATCAGAACGGTGTGAAGCTTGGGGTGGTACACCAGAACAGGTTCAATAAAGCAATCGTCAAAGTGCGTCAAGCATTGGAAGAAGGCCGTTTCGGCAAACTGACCCACGGTGCGTTGACCGTGAGGTGGCACCGGGACAAGAACTATTACGACCAGGCCCCCTGGCGGGGTACCTGGGCCCAGGACGGCGGCTGCCTGATGAACCAGTCAATCCACAACATCGACCTGCTGCAGTGGATGATGGGACCGGTGGAATCGGTATTCGCCTATACTGCTACCAACGCGCGCGAAATAGAGGGCGAGGACGCCGCGGTGGCTGTGCTGAGATTCAAGAACGGCGCGTTCGCCACGATCGAAGCCTCCACCACCGTCTATCCCCGCAACCTGGAAGAAACACTGCACATTTTCGGCACGACCGGCACGGCCGGCGTAGGCGGAGTGGCAGTCAACAAAATCGAAGCATGGCGGTTCGAAGGCGTGGACGAAGCCGCCGTGCTCACCGACCAGGACAAGGAACCGCCTAACGTATACGGCTTCGGCCATTACGACATCATCAAGGACTTCATCGACGCGGTAGATGGCGGACGCCAACCTGCCGTTCCCGGCGCGGAAGGGTGCAAGGCGCTGGAAATTATCCTCGCCATCTACCATTCAGTAAAATATCGGGAGGAAGTAAAGCTGCCGCTGACGGAAAAGTTCATGATAGGGGTGGGCTTATGA
- the waaF gene encoding lipopolysaccharide heptosyltransferase II, producing MYKKILVINLMHIGDLLLVTPVLRTLRSNFPAARIALLADAKIADLVKYNKNIDQLIAIDKKGYHDKLGNYIKLIREIRREKFDLVVNLHRNERASFLAGLSGADKIVGYSTFGPHLLFDKVMENRKRIKHQVEAHFDVLRETLGITAIDDRGIEMWLDEAAEAEAARLWIESFGEEEAPPVIGLNNGASWPTKRWPKEYFADLADRLLDRGYGVAYFGGPMDVELVRETTAMMRNADHPKLVVFTGRVNLLVLAALFKKCAALVTNDSGPMHIAVAMDVPLVSIFGASPVTGFSPYNDKSVVIKSDADCHPCYEHHCDTLHCMTGISVDKVLAATMEIIEKSK from the coding sequence TTGTACAAAAAGATTCTCGTCATTAACCTGATGCATATCGGCGACCTGCTGCTTGTCACGCCGGTGCTGCGGACGCTCAGGAGCAATTTCCCGGCGGCCCGCATTGCCCTTCTGGCCGACGCTAAAATAGCCGATCTGGTGAAGTATAACAAGAATATCGACCAATTGATCGCTATCGACAAAAAAGGATATCACGACAAACTGGGGAATTACATAAAATTAATCCGGGAAATCAGGCGGGAAAAGTTCGACCTTGTCGTCAACCTGCACCGCAACGAGCGGGCGTCCTTCCTGGCCGGACTCAGCGGGGCGGACAAGATTGTCGGCTACTCGACCTTCGGCCCCCATCTGCTGTTCGACAAAGTGATGGAGAACCGCAAAAGGATCAAGCACCAGGTGGAGGCCCATTTCGACGTGCTGAGGGAGACCTTGGGGATCACAGCGATCGACGACCGGGGCATCGAGATGTGGCTGGATGAAGCCGCTGAGGCCGAGGCGGCCAGGTTGTGGATTGAGTCTTTCGGCGAGGAAGAAGCGCCGCCGGTCATAGGCCTGAACAATGGGGCGAGCTGGCCGACCAAGCGGTGGCCCAAGGAGTACTTCGCCGACCTGGCCGACAGGCTGCTCGACAGAGGCTACGGGGTGGCGTACTTCGGCGGGCCGATGGATGTGGAGCTGGTTCGGGAAACGACGGCGATGATGAGGAACGCCGACCATCCGAAGCTGGTTGTCTTCACCGGCCGGGTCAACCTGCTGGTGCTGGCGGCGCTGTTTAAAAAATGCGCCGCACTGGTGACCAACGATTCGGGGCCGATGCACATCGCCGTAGCGATGGATGTGCCGCTGGTGTCAATATTTGGCGCTTCGCCGGTGACGGGGTTTTCCCCCTATAACGACAAAAGCGTCGTCATCAAGTCGGACGCCGACTGCCATCCGTGCTACGAGCACCACTGCGACACCCTCCACTGCATGACAGGCATCAGCGTCGACAAAGTCCTCGCGGCGACCATGGAGATTATAGAGAAAAGCAAGTAA
- a CDS encoding DapH/DapD/GlmU-related protein encodes MINHIDPKARLGQGVMVGYFSVIGKDVQVGDNVTIGNNVTIWDGTVIGDNVQIGDGSVIGKQPKPSKTSTVKYEDVLPPLVIGANTTIGANAVIYAGATIGENALIADLASVRENCKIGNFVVVGRGVAVENKTTIGEYTKIQTGAYITAYMDIEDHVFIAPMVTFTNDNFMGRTKERFKFIKGATVKRGARVGGGSIILPGVVIGEESFVAAGALVTKDTGERKVVIGLPAKETRTVPGRELLENQEDKK; translated from the coding sequence ATGATCAATCACATCGATCCCAAGGCCCGACTTGGCCAGGGAGTGATGGTCGGCTACTTTTCCGTAATTGGGAAAGACGTTCAGGTGGGCGACAACGTCACCATCGGCAACAACGTCACTATCTGGGATGGCACGGTAATCGGCGACAACGTCCAGATCGGCGACGGCAGCGTCATCGGCAAGCAGCCGAAGCCCAGCAAAACGAGCACCGTAAAATACGAAGACGTCCTGCCGCCACTCGTCATCGGCGCCAACACTACGATCGGCGCCAACGCCGTAATCTACGCGGGCGCCACTATCGGCGAAAACGCCCTGATTGCCGATCTTGCATCGGTGCGGGAAAACTGCAAAATCGGCAACTTCGTCGTCGTCGGCCGCGGCGTCGCGGTGGAAAACAAAACGACCATCGGCGAATATACAAAAATCCAGACGGGCGCATACATCACCGCCTACATGGACATCGAAGACCATGTCTTCATCGCCCCGATGGTCACCTTCACCAATGACAACTTCATGGGCCGCACGAAAGAACGGTTCAAATTCATAAAGGGAGCCACCGTAAAACGCGGCGCCCGCGTCGGCGGCGGCTCGATAATCCTCCCTGGGGTGGTAATCGGCGAAGAAAGCTTTGTCGCCGCCGGAGCACTAGTCACCAAAGACACTGGGGAGCGGAAAGTCGTTATCGGCCTACCGGCCAAAGAAACGCGTACCGTGCCCGGCCGCGAACTGCTGGAAAACCAGGAGGACAAGAAATGA
- a CDS encoding nucleoside-diphosphate sugar epimerase/dehydratase, with amino-acid sequence MATPYLSLYVRFEGSVEVKYLLTMLGFLPFIVLVRLATFYIFGLYNRLWRYASINELVAIIMAVTASSVVLTVVMYWSDSGIPRSSYLLTWLFNIALIGGSRLGVRILYHIRQRQASRSVNVLIVGAGDAGAMIAREIQQRVYDDKKVIGFIDDDLGKHSQMLYGAKVLGTRDDITRIVVDCQVQEIVIAMPSIGGRLLRQIMKECKKTNCTIKVVPGLYELIDGKASIDQLRNVDLEDLLRREPVRLDLDEIANYLAGKRVLVTGAGGSVGSELCRQIAKIGPQSLILVGKGENSIYEIDRELRGKYPTLPLKPLIADIRDANRINNIFDTYKPEVVFHAAAHKHVPLMEMQPEEAVNNNVFGTKAVAEAAERHGTAIFVMISTDKAVNPTSIMGASKRLAELVVNNLSKSSKTKFIAVRFGNVLGSRGSVIPLFRQQIAAGGPVTVTHPEMTRYFMTIPEAAQLVLQAGAIAQGGEVFVLDMGDPVRIVDLARDLIELSGFIPETEIPIVFTGIRPGEKLFEELLTAEEGTMASRHEKIYVANLRPISKDKLNRGINKLKTLAAAEDIINVLEELVPYYREARSVHGIKTATDKQREKEYGETSGRNQSAAQ; translated from the coding sequence ATGGCAACGCCGTACTTATCCCTATACGTTAGATTCGAGGGCAGTGTCGAAGTAAAGTATTTGCTAACAATGCTGGGCTTTTTGCCGTTCATTGTCCTCGTTCGACTCGCAACTTTTTATATATTCGGGTTGTATAATCGCTTGTGGCGGTATGCGAGCATCAACGAACTGGTCGCGATTATCATGGCTGTTACGGCAAGCTCGGTTGTATTAACTGTTGTGATGTACTGGTCAGATTCAGGCATACCTCGTTCAAGCTATTTACTTACATGGTTATTCAATATCGCCCTCATCGGTGGCAGCCGGCTGGGAGTTCGCATCCTCTATCATATCCGCCAGCGCCAGGCCAGCCGCAGCGTCAACGTGCTGATCGTCGGCGCGGGCGACGCTGGGGCGATGATCGCCCGTGAAATCCAGCAGCGGGTATATGACGACAAAAAAGTCATCGGCTTTATCGATGACGATTTAGGCAAGCATAGTCAGATGCTGTACGGGGCAAAGGTGCTGGGGACGCGGGACGACATCACCAGGATCGTGGTCGACTGCCAGGTGCAGGAAATAGTAATTGCGATGCCATCGATCGGCGGTCGCCTGCTGCGGCAAATTATGAAAGAGTGCAAAAAGACAAACTGCACTATCAAAGTCGTTCCCGGCCTGTACGAGCTTATTGACGGTAAGGCGTCGATCGACCAACTGCGCAATGTTGACCTAGAGGATCTATTGCGCCGCGAGCCGGTGCGGCTTGACTTGGATGAGATCGCAAACTATCTTGCCGGCAAGAGGGTGCTGGTCACGGGGGCGGGCGGCTCGGTGGGGTCGGAGTTGTGCCGCCAGATCGCCAAGATAGGACCGCAAAGTCTGATACTTGTGGGGAAAGGCGAAAACAGCATTTACGAGATCGACCGCGAACTGCGAGGGAAATACCCAACTTTGCCGTTAAAACCACTAATCGCCGATATTAGGGATGCAAACCGCATTAATAACATATTTGATACATACAAACCGGAAGTAGTGTTTCACGCCGCAGCCCACAAGCATGTACCCCTGATGGAAATGCAACCCGAAGAAGCAGTCAACAACAACGTGTTTGGCACCAAGGCGGTCGCAGAGGCCGCCGAACGACACGGCACGGCGATATTCGTGATGATTTCGACCGACAAAGCGGTCAACCCGACAAGCATTATGGGGGCTAGTAAACGCCTGGCCGAACTGGTTGTTAACAATTTAAGTAAAAGCAGCAAAACAAAGTTTATCGCCGTGAGGTTCGGCAACGTGCTAGGCAGCCGAGGCAGCGTCATTCCGCTGTTCCGTCAGCAGATAGCGGCCGGCGGCCCGGTGACTGTCACCCACCCGGAAATGACGCGCTACTTCATGACTATCCCGGAGGCAGCCCAGTTAGTTCTGCAGGCGGGAGCGATCGCCCAGGGCGGAGAGGTATTCGTCCTCGATATGGGCGACCCTGTAAGAATAGTCGATCTGGCCCGAGACCTCATCGAGTTGTCGGGGTTCATCCCTGAGACGGAAATCCCGATCGTCTTCACCGGCATAAGGCCGGGGGAAAAACTGTTCGAGGAACTGCTGACTGCCGAAGAGGGCACGATGGCGAGCAGGCATGAAAAAATCTATGTCGCCAACCTGAGACCGATCAGCAAGGACAAGCTTAACCGAGGAATAAATAAACTCAAGACGCTTGCGGCAGCGGAAGATATCATCAACGTCCTGGAAGAACTCGTACCCTATTACCGGGAGGCTAGAAGCGTCCATGGCATTAAGACCGCAACAGATAAACAAAGGGAGAAGGAATACGGTGAAACAAGCGGACGAAACCAATCGGCAGCCCAGTGA
- a CDS encoding O-antigen ligase family protein produces MPAVDRLDTAIKYLVLAFAAVMGFSRGGIHTVAWLLIVTAVLRFCWRPFPVPLDKELKRALLLFFGALTIASLFSGDIAASVKFLGLSVVKILPFFIVIAVVKEQNVVEQATVLMAGSMLVGAAIATWQGLHGMHRVGGTLGTMDFAGIVGLLVPVLLVKGFEETTGKKVRILYIIAAAVAMTAMMFNGTRAVWVTLAVTCILFVTISLIINWRKNRQAAVMVCALLLIIVLAFINTPSLNHRLHTITDTKFKSNHERILMWRYAIDVFTDHWLLGVGPATLPTLPLSPEEEVRLRQNPTYGHVHNNLLQIAAESGIAGGLAYLFLFYTILKTTVRKMRQAATQSWAMIAFLCTTDYLIHGMFDYTFNIPTIMYSFWLIIGLAYVSMSQEH; encoded by the coding sequence ATGCCAGCTGTCGACCGGTTGGATACCGCCATCAAGTATTTGGTGCTAGCTTTCGCCGCCGTGATGGGCTTCTCCCGCGGCGGCATTCATACTGTTGCCTGGCTGCTGATCGTGACGGCGGTTCTCCGGTTCTGCTGGCGACCTTTCCCGGTGCCACTGGATAAGGAGCTGAAAAGAGCGCTGCTGTTGTTTTTCGGCGCGCTGACCATTGCGTCGCTGTTTTCCGGCGACATTGCGGCGAGCGTCAAATTCCTTGGCTTAAGTGTCGTCAAAATCCTACCTTTTTTTATCGTTATCGCGGTCGTCAAAGAGCAAAATGTCGTCGAGCAAGCGACGGTACTGATGGCGGGGTCGATGTTGGTCGGTGCCGCGATTGCTACCTGGCAAGGACTGCATGGCATGCATCGTGTGGGAGGCACGCTTGGGACAATGGATTTTGCCGGCATCGTCGGTCTGCTAGTGCCGGTGTTGCTTGTCAAGGGCTTTGAGGAAACCACGGGCAAGAAGGTTCGGATACTGTACATCATAGCGGCTGCCGTCGCCATGACGGCGATGATGTTCAACGGCACCAGGGCCGTGTGGGTGACGCTGGCGGTTACCTGTATTCTTTTCGTGACAATAAGCCTGATAATCAACTGGCGAAAAAACCGGCAGGCGGCGGTCATGGTATGCGCGCTGCTGCTGATTATCGTGCTGGCTTTCATTAATACCCCCAGTCTTAATCACCGTCTGCACACGATAACCGATACAAAGTTCAAATCCAATCATGAAAGAATCCTGATGTGGCGCTACGCCATCGATGTATTCACCGATCATTGGCTGTTAGGGGTGGGGCCGGCGACACTGCCGACGCTGCCGCTGTCGCCGGAGGAGGAAGTAAGGCTCAGGCAGAACCCGACATACGGGCATGTGCACAACAACCTGCTGCAGATTGCCGCCGAGAGCGGAATCGCCGGCGGACTTGCCTACCTGTTTCTTTTCTACACAATCCTTAAAACCACAGTCAGGAAGATGCGGCAGGCTGCCACGCAGAGCTGGGCGATGATAGCCTTCCTGTGCACGACCGACTATCTGATTCACGGGATGTTCGACTACACTTTCAACATCCCGACGATTATGTACAGTTTCTGGCTAATAATCGGGCTGGCTTATGTCAGTATGTCGCAGGAACACTGA